CCTGCGCCGCGATCTTGTCGATGCTGGTGGGGCTGCCCGTGGACGAGTCGGCCTCCTCCAGCCACTTGTTCAGCAGAGGCTTGAGCTTGCACATGTTCTTGAAGCTGAGCTGCAGCGCCTCGAACCTGCAGATGGTGGTCTGAGAGAATACGTTCCCGTAGAGCGTGCCCAGCGCGAGCCCTACATCCGCCTGCGTGAAGCCCAGCTTGATCCTCCGCTGCTTGAACTGTTTGGCGAACTGCTCCAGGTCGTCCGACGTCGGCGTGTCGTCGTCCGAGTGCGGCTCGTGGCTGTTGTGGCCGTGGTGCGCGTGGTGCgcgtgctggtggtggtggtgatgatggTGCGCGTGCTCCAGGTCCGGGGTGTCCCCGCGCACTAAGCCCGGGTGCACGAGGCTCTGGCTGCCCGGGCTCAACATGCCGTTCACAGTGAAGCCCCCCGGCTGTGAGTAAATGAgcgactgctgctgctgctgcccgcCGGAGATGGAGTTAATGTGCGCGGCTGTGGTGCTGCCCCACGCCCCGGCGTGTGTCTGGTGAGGGGCGAGGTGCGGCGGCCTGTGGTGCAGCGCGGTGCCCGTGTGCAGGTCGTCTCTGCTGGAGCCCTTCACGTCCTGCTGCTGCGGGCTGCCCGTCATCCCCACGGGACTGGACGACCAGGGAGAGCCCGCCTCGGCAGCGGCCACCGCGGCAGCCGCTGCCGCTGCGGCGGCGTGCGGCAGAGAAGTCACCCATTGGTGGGCATGGCTCAGCATGTGTCCTCCGTTACTCGCGGCCATAGCGCCCTGCATAAAGTCACTCTGCACCATCTTGACTGAGGGGTCCCCCCTGTAGCCCCCAGAGCCCGAAGTAACCGCAGCGCTGCCCGGCTGCATGCCCCCTCCTCCCGAGTCAGAGTGCACGATGGATCCGGATGATAAGATGCTATTGCTGGGCAGATAAGGATTGGAAGCCGCGGTGGCCATTCCGTCAACCCTTATGAATATGTTTGTGGATAACCCCCCTCCCTTTTACAGTCACTTGTTTGGAGCAGGCGAATTGTATCTCATGAATTATTCAACTTTCAAAGTGAGGGGAGCTTTTGGCGAGTCTCATGGACGCGCGTAAAAACGCCAAACTTCAGATGGTGCGAGGAGCAGCTGGTACGGTCCGCGCATTTACAACATGATCCACTTTAATTCCACCTTAGAAGCCCTTTGAAGCCATGTGCAGTCCAGGCACAAAGTTTTCAGATGGGGACCATTCACATTCAAAACGAACAGAAAAATAGCGCTGTCCCAAACAAACTTTTGCTCGTAATAAAAAAGGCAAATCTCCGTGAGTTGTCCTTAGTCCAGGCGCGCGGCTGCGGCAGTGTCCGCTGTTTGTAATTGAGTCTCGGCTGAGTCTTTCTTCTCGCGTGTGAGCCGTGGAGCTCTTTGTTCTGTTTTGATGTGTATAAACCTGCCAAACCACAAACTCCCGCTCAAGTACAGCCCGTGGAACGGCGCGGCGCTGCCCGCAGCCTCTGCTCTCATTCGCTTGTTCTCccgtgctctctctc
This genomic window from Periophthalmus magnuspinnatus isolate fPerMag1 chromosome 2, fPerMag1.2.pri, whole genome shotgun sequence contains:
- the pou3f3b gene encoding POU domain, class 3, transcription factor 3-B, which translates into the protein MATAASNPYLPSNSILSSGSIVHSDSGGGGMQPGSAAVTSGSGGYRGDPSVKMVQSDFMQGAMAASNGGHMLSHAHQWVTSLPHAAAAAAAAAVAAAEAGSPWSSSPVGMTGSPQQQDVKGSSRDDLHTGTALHHRPPHLAPHQTHAGAWGSTTAAHINSISGGQQQQQSLIYSQPGGFTVNGMLSPGSQSLVHPGLVRGDTPDLEHAHHHHHHHQHAHHAHHGHNSHEPHSDDDTPTSDDLEQFAKQFKQRRIKLGFTQADVGLALGTLYGNVFSQTTICRFEALQLSFKNMCKLKPLLNKWLEEADSSTGSPTSIDKIAAQGRKRKKRTSIEVSVKGALESHFLKCPKPSAQEISSLADNLQLEKEVVRVWFCNRRQKEKRMTPPGVGAQTPEDVYSQVGNGHFLVDYLKDASEASDQRVTTTSSFHQVILAH